The DNA region GTGTGATATCTGTCGAAGGTATCTCCTGGCGGAATACGGAATTCTTAAACGTTCTTGACGAGTCACGATGATTGTTATTTCAGATGGGGCCGCTCATCGCAAGTCATCAAGCAGGTACCAGGAGGTAAGGTATATGCAGGCGAGCAAAGTGGTGACATGGTTGCTGGCCGGGTGGCACGGGATATGCCGGATAGGGGCGGCTTATTAACCATCTCTTGGTCTCTTGGATCCGACAAGAAAGTACTGAAAAAATCCCTCGCCACCCCAATTGGGAACGACATCGGACACTTTAAACACACACGGTGCAGGGGGCAGGCAAAAGACTCTTCGAGACTTTTCACCATTGGATGGTGCAAGAGGTAACCTCGCCATCGCCTCAACATCGCCGCGGGTGGTGACAGGGCCGTGGGGAGGAAATAAAGTTGATACGGTGTGGGAACCCCACGCTTGCCCAGGCCGAGAGCAAAAAAGTTGGAGGGGTAATATCTGCCCCTCGATGACCCCTCGTTGAAATGTGACTCTTGCCttattttttctttgttACGTGGAAAGGGCGCGCGGGCAGTAAGCCACATGTCAAAAGTGCCGGTGTTGTGTTAGTCTCCAGCCCTTTTAGGGCGTGGGATGTCCAGATTGGATCTCAATTGGCTTCAGATTAGAGAGATATCATCAACAGTTTGATGAACCTCGGCCGTATGCTATGGACACAAGGCCAAGATAGACAATGCCAGTCGTGGGAGTGTACGGCATCAGGGATCAAGCGAGATACCACCGTGAGCACAGCTGCTGGCCACCTTCTCTTTGGAAGCTAGGACGTTATGTAATCCCGAGCTACGTGACTGGTGTGCCGACGCTCCGGGTCCTCTCCGATCCGGAGGCAAGGGTCGTCAACCGCTCACGGCATGAACTGTCCCAGACCCAGAGTTCTCTCAGCGCTACAGTAGATCTCACACTGTGTAGAGATTCCGCCCTTCACGCTGCCATGCATGCATACACCTGACGATCGAGGGGTCAACCACCACGCCTGTCCCCTCACTGACTCACGAATCATCTTCCTTAAAAGATCAAGTCTTTCCCCTTCGAGGCAGCTGTTTCTCGACATCAACAGCATCGACTTCCTCAACCATCTATCTACCTATCACACTGACCGGCTTGacctccaccatccatcaAAGACTCTTACATAACCAACACTACCAAACCTTAAAACACCTCTTCTCGCCACTAAAAAAGCCCTCAAAACGCTTTTCCCTATCAATATCAAAACAAGTCTCACCCTAAAATCAAAATggccaccaacctcaccaacggcatctcctccatcagcgATGACTTCACCGTCAAAGCCGGCCTCGCCCAGATGCTCAAGGGCGGCGTCATCATGGACGTCACCAACGTCGAGCAAGCCCGCATCGCCGAGGAGGCCGGCGCCGTCGCCGtcatggccctcgagcgcATCCCCTCCGACATCCGCAAGGTCGGCGGTGTCGCCCGCATGTCCAACCCGGAGATGATCAAGGAGATCCAGGCCGCCGTCACCATCCCCGTCATGGCCAAGGCCCGCATCGGCCACATTGTTGAGTGCCAGATCCTTGAGGCCCTCGGAATCGACTACGTCGACGAGAGCGAGGTCCTCACCCCTGCTGATGACCAGTACCACGTTCAAAAGACCGACTTCAAGGTCCCCTTTGTGTGCGGGTGCAGAAACTTGGGCGAGGCGCTGAGGAGAATCAAGGAGGGCGCGGCGTTCATCCGCACCAAGGGCGAGGCTGGCAccggtgatgttgtcgaggCTGTGAAGCACATCCGGACGGTGAACGCTGAGATTGCCAAGGCGAAGGCTGCTCTTGCTTCcgagggggagttgggtaTCGCCaagttggcgagggagattgGTGCTGATCCTATTCTGCTGAAGCAGACTGCTGAGTTGGGCAGACTGCCGGTTGTCAACTTTGCCGCTGGTGGTGTGGCTACCCCGGCTGATGCTGCACTCATGATGCAGCTTGGCTGCGATGGTGTGTTTGTTGGCAGTGGTATCTTCAAGGATGCGCTGGATGCCGAGCATGCTACCAAGCGCGCAAGGGCTATTGTCAAGGCTGTTGCCAACTGGACGGACAAGAAGGCGCTCATCGAGGCCAGCATTGAACACGGGACTGCCATGAAGGGTATTAGCAACGCTGGGctcaaggaggatgagaagctTGCTGGCAGAGGCTGGTAAAgcggagatggtgggaaattttcttttcggatttttggggatgggaaaaGCGAATGGAGGTTCGAGTCTCAACACTTAAAAGCGCGGGTCGTGGAATGGGTGGCATCCTATTTTTTGACATCAATTACATTGTGAAGACTCATAGTTTTCTCATCTAGGAGCAATGAAGCATGAATGAATCGACATTATGACATTGAAACGTGACTATAGCTACGTTTCTTTACAGTCCTGGTCAACAATGACTCAGGGTGACGGTGTCACGTTATCTGGGTCGTGGTCACCACGGCA from Podospora pseudopauciseta strain CBS 411.78 chromosome 6, whole genome shotgun sequence includes:
- the SNZ1 gene encoding Pyridoxal 5'-phosphate synthase subunit snz1 (EggNog:ENOG503NVDT; BUSCO:EOG09263MIB; COG:H), whose translation is MATNLTNGISSISDDFTVKAGLAQMLKGGVIMDVTNVEQARIAEEAGAVAVMALERIPSDIRKVGGVARMSNPEMIKEIQAAVTIPVMAKARIGHIVECQILEALGIDYVDESEVLTPADDQYHVQKTDFKVPFVCGCRNLGEALRRIKEGAAFIRTKGEAGTGDVVEAVKHIRTVNAEIAKAKAALASEGELGIAKLAREIGADPILLKQTAELGRLPVVNFAAGGVATPADAALMMQLGCDGVFVGSGIFKDALDAEHATKRARAIVKAVANWTDKKALIEASIEHGTAMKGISNAGLKEDEKLAGRGW